Proteins encoded together in one Quercus lobata isolate SW786 chromosome 3, ValleyOak3.0 Primary Assembly, whole genome shotgun sequence window:
- the LOC115980173 gene encoding disease resistance RPP13-like protein 4: protein MDSSNDKQTNPGETLPFTEIVHIIEKLIDSLPMLKSKPSLEHHPILESKPSLEHHPIPQSEPSLEAKAIITATTTSGNSSPKAATKSEGNNSSEGRKEDGKIDYILEKIQNNLNQIKESFIQLQKLEESELAKQLKNCLSNLKTLLESEEKKTTGNNNAPLFSDINKKLMKLKYQIPSLRKLSWTSPTAQSQTRGGSTVGGSVQELPKLHKSESLKDGSFYKEIEDIFVRLEDKEKFFLSCFAVLTEHAVVKRRLLTYWGLGEGFLSESNSETDEETPEKIVDKILEKLQEMGFIEPAMRKRKQEVRSYKMDPLVRSAMIMICKKKKSDGDSNGNAVEYSALANKAFLVKREEKSLVGESPSQEGEDQSQILDPEKLVTLFNVNEHSPDTQLNILAKKKSKDVKVVHWLSKMKSFQVLYLGRWQKSAGYHIEVKDTAFLKGLKSMGELKFLSLQGISRIKELPRSIGMLKKLVVLDLKDCYNLEELSEDISSLTKLRYLDISNCYLLGKMPKQLSALSELQVLKGFIIGDPQRKNLGTLQDLKGLKKLKKLTIIATRNDFPTPEDLVAFLELKALQKLTIAWGVQPKTAEDPEKTRKSSKHGKATESSVQILKLDELEKLDLQCFPYSTPTWLKPGDLPMLEKLYIRGGNFTTLEKGTWNVKALRLKYLSGMKTNWRELKELFPGLDYLERVKCPGITLCPCDENGVWQNPKT from the coding sequence ATGGATTCCTCTAACgataaacaaacaaatccaGGAGAAACCTTGCCCTTTACGGAAATTGTTCATATCATAGAAAAATTGATTGATAGTCTCCCCATGCTCAAATCAAAGCCTTCTCTTGAGCATCACCCCATCCTCGAATCAAAGCCTTCTCTTGAGCATCACCCCATCCCCCAATCCGAGCCCTCTCTTGAAGCTAAGGCCATCATCACCGCTACCACCACCAGTGGCAATAGCAGTCCAAAGGCGGCGACCAAATCAGAGGGAAATAACAGCAGCGagggaagaaaagaagatgGCAAGATTGACTATATACTCGAGAAGATACAGAACAATCTCAATCAAATTAAAGAGTCCTTCATTCAGCTTCAGAAGTTAGAAGAAAGCGAGCTCGCTAAACAACTAAAAAATTGTCTAAGCAACCTCAAAACCTTACTTGagagtgaagaaaagaaaacaaccGGTAATAATAATGCTCCATTATTCAGCGACATCAACAAGAAACTCATGAAGTTAAAGTACCAGATTCCATCACTCCGTAAACTGTCCTGGACAAGTCCAACGGCTCAGTCACAGACAAGAGGCGGGTCTACTGTGGGCGGTTCAGTCCAGGAGTTGCCCAAGCTACACAAGAGTGAAAGCTTAAAAGATGGCTCATTTtataaagaaattgaagataTTTTTGTACGCCTTGAAGATAAAGAGAAGTTTTTTTTGTCATGCTTTGCTGTGCTCACCGAACATGCAGTGGTGAAGAGGAGGCTTTTGACTTATTGGGGGCTCGGAGAGGGCTTTTTAAGTGAATCGAATTCAGAAACAGACGAGGAGACGCCTGAGAAAATCGTTGACAAAATTCTTGAGAAATTACAAGAGATGGGCTTTATTGAGCCTGctatgagaaagagaaaacaggAAGTTAGAAGCTACAAAATGGATCCTCTTGTGCGTTCTGCTATGATTATGATTTGCAAGAAAAAGAAGTCTGATGGTGATTCTAATGGGAACGCGGTGGAGTATAGCGCACTCGCTAACAAGGCATTTTTGGTGAAACGCGAGGAAAAATCTTTGGTTGGCGAAAGTCCTTCACAAGAGGGAGAGGATCAAAGTCAAATTTTAGATCCAGAAAAACTCGTTACATTATTCAATGTTAATGAGCATTCTCCCGATACCCAGCTGAATATTTTAGCGAAAAAGAAGAGTAAAGATGTAAAAGTGGTGCACTGGTTATCGAAGATGAAATCATTCCAAGTTCTTTATCTGGGAAGATGGCAGAAATCTGCTGGTTACCACATTGAGGTGAAGGACACTGCATTCTTAAaaggattgaagagtatgggAGAATTGAAGTTTCTTAGCCTTCAAGGGATCTCTAGAATCAAAGAACTTCCACGTTCCATAGGCATGCTCAAAAAATTGGTGGTCTTAGATCTCAAGGATTGTTACAATCTGGAGGAACTTTCAGAGGACATAAGCTCACTCACCAAGTTGAGGTACTTGGATATTTCTAACTGTTATCTTCTAGGTAAAATGCCAAAGCAGCTATCCGCGCTCTCAGAACTCCAAGTCCTTAAGGGGTTTATCATTGGTGATCCACAAAGGAAAAACTTGGGTACTTTACAAGATTTGAAGGGATTGAAGAAGCTGAAGAAGCTGACCATCATTGCAACTAGAAACGACTTCCCTACACCAGAAGATCTAGTCGCTTTTCTAGAGCTTAAAGCACTTCAAAAGCTAACGATAGCTTGGGGTGTGCAGCCAAAAACTGCAGAAGACCCAGAAAAAACACGCAAATCATCAAAGCACGGAAAAGCAACAGAATCATCAGTGCAAATATTGAAACTGGATGAGTTGGAGAAACTGGATCTTCAGTGTTTCCCCTATTCTACACCGACGTGGCTGAAACCTGGTGATTTGCCAATGCTAGAAAAACTCTACATAAGAGGAGGCAACTTCACAACTTTGGAGAAAGGCACGTGGAATGTGAAGGCTTTACGTTTGAAGTACTTGAGTGGAATGAAGACGAATTGGAGAGAACTAAAAGAATTATTCCCAGGATTGGATTACTTGGAAAGAGTTAAATGCCCGGGGATCACGCTTTGCCCTTGCGACGAGAATGGAGTGTGGCAAAATCCGAAAACATAA